Proteins encoded within one genomic window of Spirochaeta cellobiosiphila DSM 17781:
- a CDS encoding DUF4349 domain-containing protein: MRKVITLLLLSFGSLCLWAEESFLSYSIDSQALVKDNLNAANELVKWTEGHRGYFILKSTDRVELRIPNEELISFREYLSDYAEDLIRWDQTSSDLRQSIQSNKASLEANQEILQKNLSYLDSSEVEGTLALEQEIRRLMNRIDYNKGSLRRLDNDRKYAYISVSLSFQDNSLPEYRSSPFNWINDLDMAHFINQSVMKPGFSFWGPKVVLPKGFALIDDKPVFLAMSPEGAKLRVKTVDNYPEQDIDFWQETLINHLTSRGYTLINSSEAPSFIADQGFTVSLWGLKLGQKEYLYSVGIRIHKKSIEVLELGGDREVMLDF; the protein is encoded by the coding sequence ATGAGAAAAGTTATTACCCTGCTATTATTAAGCTTTGGTTCTTTATGTTTGTGGGCAGAGGAGTCTTTCCTTTCCTATAGTATTGATAGCCAGGCACTCGTTAAAGATAATCTAAATGCCGCCAATGAATTGGTTAAATGGACAGAAGGCCATAGGGGGTATTTCATTCTAAAATCCACAGATCGAGTCGAACTTCGTATACCCAATGAAGAATTGATCAGTTTTAGAGAATACCTGTCTGACTATGCGGAAGACCTGATAAGATGGGATCAAACCTCTAGTGACCTAAGACAATCAATCCAAAGTAATAAGGCTTCTTTAGAAGCTAACCAGGAGATATTACAAAAAAATCTTAGCTACTTAGATTCTTCAGAGGTGGAAGGCACCTTAGCTCTTGAACAAGAGATACGTCGTTTGATGAATCGTATTGATTACAATAAGGGGTCTTTGAGACGTTTAGATAATGATCGAAAGTACGCTTATATTTCTGTAAGTTTATCTTTTCAGGATAATAGTCTACCCGAGTACCGCTCCTCTCCTTTTAACTGGATTAATGATTTGGATATGGCCCATTTTATTAATCAATCGGTGATGAAGCCGGGTTTTAGTTTTTGGGGTCCTAAAGTCGTTTTGCCCAAAGGTTTTGCTCTTATCGATGATAAACCTGTTTTCTTAGCCATGTCTCCTGAAGGGGCTAAATTAAGGGTCAAGACTGTAGATAATTATCCTGAACAGGATATAGATTTTTGGCAGGAGACTTTAATTAACCATTTAACGTCACGGGGATATACATTAATTAATTCCAGCGAGGCTCCTTCCTTTATTGCAGATCAGGGCTTCACTGTCTCCTTGTGGGGATTAAAGTTGGGCCAGAAGGAATACCTCTATTCTGTTGGTATCAGGATTCATAAGAAATCCATTGAAGTCCTGGAGTTAGGTGGTGATCGGGAAGTTATGTTAGACTTTTAA